The following proteins are co-located in the Mauremys reevesii isolate NIE-2019 unplaced genomic scaffold, ASM1616193v1 Contig67, whole genome shotgun sequence genome:
- the LOC120394570 gene encoding zinc finger protein OZF-like, whose product MDAPEALWESQRTQQPHPAWGSLEEAALRKCELPGAPGKEPGVGREMAGAGILSRAEEQPCNKVLPPSVSQSGSGESITHRPEQGGACKRQKKIPAGKEPGPPKEHDSRFRKLTQLFAQGRPQTTGDLHHEQHHRCRDCGEGFREKQELTAHRKVHERERRYPCAECGKRFSCPAHLKTHQRSHTREKPYSCGECGKLFGYLYTLTTHQRTHTGEGLFPCDKCGKTFTSPSDLNKHQRSHTGERPYPCTECGKRFNRLSNLKMHHRTHTQERPYPCAECGRRFGHLSTLVRHRRAHTGQRPFPCAVCGKTFTSRTGLSKHQRIHTGERPYPCGECGKRFGYLCALTTHQRLHTGERPFSCAECGKTFTSPADLTKHQRSHTGERPYPCTECGKRFSQLSNLTMHQRTHTQEKPYPCAECGKSFKYLAYLAIHERSHTGERPFPCDKCGKSFSNKSALTRHQRIHARAAGGDK is encoded by the exons ATGGATGCCCCTGAAGCATTATGGGAATCTCAGCGCACCCAGCAGCCCCATCCCGCATGGGGATCCCTGGAGGAGGCGGCCCTGAGGAAGTGTGAGCTGCCAGGCGCCCCTGGAAAGGAGCCCGGAGTTGGAAGAGAAATGG CAGGTGCTGGAATCCTGAGCCGGGCTGAAGAGCAGCCTTGCAACAAAGTGCTGCCCCCGAGTGTATCACAGAGTGGCTCAGGAGAGAGCATTACCCACAGACCTGAGCAGGGAGGAGCCTGCAAGAGGCAGAAGAAGATCCCAGCGGGGAAGGAGCCAGGCCCCCCAAAGGAACATGACAGCAGATTCAGGAAACTAACCCAGCTCTTTGCACAGGGGAGACCTCAGACCACAGGGGATCTTCACCACGAGCAACACCATAGATGTCGAGACTGTGGGGAAGGCTTCAGGGAAAAGCAGGAGCTCACGGCTCACCGCAAGgtccatgagagagagagacgctaTCCCTGCGCTGAATGTGGAAAGAGATTCAGCTGTCCAGCACATCTCAAAACCCACCAGAGAAGCCACACGCGCGAGAAGCCCTACTCGTGTGGAGAGTGTGGCAAACTCTTTGGCTATCTCTACACGCTGACTACCCACCAGAGAACTCACACGGGGGAGGGCTTATTCCCCTGCGAcaagtgtgggaaaaccttcaccagCCCCTCGGACCTCAACAAGCACCAGCGCTCCCACACGGGTGAGCGGCCCTACCCCTGCACCGAGTGCGGGAAGCGCTTCAACCGGCTCTCCAACCTGAAAATGCACCACAGGACTCACACGCAGGAGAGGCCCTACCCCTGCGCTGAGTGCGGGAGGCGCTTTGGCCACCTCTCCACACTCGTGAGGCACCGGAGAGCCCACACAGGGCAGAGACCCTTCCCCTGTGCTGTGTGTGGCAagaccttcactagcaggacaggGCTGAGCaagcaccagagaatccacacaggcgagcGGCCCTACCCCTGTGGCGAGTGTGGAAAACGCTTTGGCTACCTCTGCGCTCTGACCACACACCAGCGGCTGCACACGGGGGAGAGACCCTTCTCCtgtgctgagtgtgggaaaaccttcaccagCCCCGCGGACCTGACCAAGCACCAGCGCTCCCACACGGGCGAGCGGCCCTACCcctgcactgagtgcgggaagcGCTTCAGCCAGCTCTCCAACCTGACGATGCACCAGAGGACTCACACACAGGAGAAGCCCTACCcctgcgctgagtgtgggaagagcttcaagTACCTGGCTTACCTCGCCATTCACGAGCGCTCCCACACCGGGGAACGGCCCTTCCCTTGTGACaagtgtgggaagagcttcagcaACAAGTCAGCTCTCACCCGGCACCAGAGAATCCACGCCAGAGCTGCAGGTGGGGACAAGTGA